The sequence tcccaaaatgccattggccttcttggcaacaagggcacactgttgactcatatccaacttctcgtctactgtaacccctaggtccttttctgcagaactgctgccgagccattcggtccctagtctgtagctgtgcattgggttcttccgtcctaagtgcaggactctgcacttgtccttgttgaacctaatcagatttcttttggcccaatcctccaatttgtctaggtccctctgtatcctatccctaccctccagcgtatctaccactcctcccagtttagtgtcagttTAGTGGTCCTGATTGACCTAAATAACATTGTGCCATTTGCAGATTTTGCTGCCCACTATTTGGGCCAAGTTCTCACCTATCAATTTTAATACAAATCTGCCCTTTTGGTGATTGATGTGAAGCCCCATAATTGAGTTAATAATAGAAACTGAATTGCAGCTGTGACTAGGAAGGGACTGCATCGTTCCAttatatttacattattttttataaatacagGCAATTACCAGCATCAGAAGAAGGAGATTTATCTATTTATCGGTGTGGCTGCTCTATTCTTCACATTTTCTTATGCAACCCTCATCACCATATATCTCAGTACCTTTCAGTAGCTCACTAAGGGaggtgactaacatctgtcacatacagtttgttcttttcttctcctctggCCTAGGGGAAATTGTGTGAACAGTGTAgtttggagtgtgtgtgggggggttgttttcCTTTAAACTAAATTATATGTACTCTATGTTATATGTTTATGCTATCGAAGGCAAAGTCTGAGaagtgtgccttgcacttggagcagaaggtgatgtTTGTGGTGGTTCTTAGTTCCTGTGGAAGTTTGCtcctgagaaagttctgtctcctgtacAGACCAGCTTTGTCCTTGTGGTACAAAGTACCATTGTGCCAAAGAAGTGGAGTTGTTGGTCCCATGGCCCGATCCTGGAGCTTCAGGCAATCTTAGGAATCTGAGCACCATGAAGATAGGGACTAAGACCTTTAATTTGACCTGGCGTTCTACAGGGAGCCGGTACAGTGAGTGGAGAACTGGTGTGAGGTGCTTGCGGCAGCCTGTGTTGTTGAGGAGACATGCTGTATCATTCTGCAGTAGTTGGAGTGTCCTGTGGCTGATGGCTTCGTGTCCAGTAAAAAGCATTGCTAGCCCAGCCAGGAGGTGACAAAAGTGTGTATATGTGAGGCCAAATCACCACCCACCGGGATGAGACGGAGTGGCCTAGCCAGCCATAAAAGCTAGAATATGTTTCTTGTGGCCTTTGCTATGTGGGAGTTAAGTGTCCATGAGGTACACAGGAGCACTCATACTGAGCCACTGAGCAGGTTGTCCTGTTACATTGCTCCTGTTCATGCTGATGCTCTTATTGGCTCTAACAGGCCATTTCACTGTAGGACAAATCCCAATGGTCATCTCAGTTCACTAACTCCACCTCTGGAATTTCTATCCCATAACCCACCAGAAATGAGTGAGCAGTCAGTGACCTTTGTGGATCTCAGATTTCATACTCCTGCAGAgcagaagagaaaacaaagacCAAAGCATGCCAGGGTCACAGGTACTGTATATTTATAATCTCCTGAATCTATGTCTAACATTATGCTTTTAGCCCTACTCAAATCTCCTTCTTGAACTTTGTCCCAGAAACCCTAACATTATATAGCAAGAATCTGTGTTAGTTTTACTGACATTTGAGAAAAAATTCTATATTGTTAGTTTTGTGCCAGTTTGTGTCGTATGAAGGTGCCCCCAGAAATGCATAGTTTTCCAGGTATGGGAAGAAGGTGGCTTTGTGCCTACAAAGCGCTGGAACGTAGCAATTTGATTATGAAGTAATAAATCCTTACGTCACAGGATGGTATTCgccctttaagagggaagagGCTAGTACACCTGTGATTGGTCAGCTGACCCCCAGGTGGGCTATCAGAGAAGGCACCTGGGTGGATTGCTCTGTGAGGAAATATTTTCCATCTTGAGTGCCCTGTTTGGGTTTTCCATAACTTCCATTGCCCTGAGGCCTCACCATGGAATCTTTCTGCCAGTCAGCAAAGCTCTGGAGCCATCACTCATGAGAAAGGTCTCTTGTACCTGAGGATAACCATTGACACGGTTCCAAACTTAACTACATAAATGACCCTCCCTCCTGCTCTTCCTTGTGGGCGCCTACCTGAGATTTTAGGCTTTCCAGCTGTCACATCTCGCCCTCAGACTGGGAGTTATGCTTGCAGTCCCTCTGCACTTGACTGCAATTTCCCAGCAGGTCTCATCAGGGACCAGCGCCTGCAGTTAACTCTTTCTTTAAGGGCTATAAGAGTGTATTCCAGTTACCAACCAACCTTCACAAAGCAAACTGCATTTATTCTTCGGGCAAAAGCAttaaagagaaaacatatttaaaaaataataaacctgaatacatgctaaaagcttacctgAGGTCACCCTGAGCTCCAACACagggctctggtaggtgtcaaTCTTCAGACCCCCACAACTGGGTTTGCCCATTTGCTCCCAAGTTCATGTCAGCATTTAAGATCAGAAACCATACCCCAACTGGATAGTGCAACTGTTGCTTTATACTGCTCTGGCCTTTGATCTCCAGTTTCCAAGAACAGGTAAATCCCAGTCAATGGCCCACTCCTCCGGGTGTAGCTTCAAAaaggtgtttttgttgttgttgcataaCCAGCATTGTGGAATTTGCATGAACCCCTCCCCAAAGATTCCCCAGGAAATCTACTTAACAcctattgtcccaaaagtccataccTGTCTGGCACATTTCATTATAGTTAGTTGGACTCCTTATACTTGCCAGTCAGATGATTCAACCTGAATCTCTTGGCTTTTCTCCAGAATAGCTTCTAGATAGGCCAGAGTTCTAGTTGCTGCAAGCTAAGGCATCAGCTTACTAGTGCCCTGCAAGGTTTCTTGTAATAAGTATGTTATTTGCAAGCCTCATaagaaacagaaatatttttaaaatagtttatctATAGTTTGCAGATAGCAGAAAATAATAAGAAACTAATATGCTTTCTGTTAATCCGCAAAATCTAACAGCTACAGCCTgccttgggccaaatcctgatgtACTTACTCAATTTTTCTCAGTTCTTACTAGGCCACTACTGCAGGGAACATTTTTTTCAGGGTCAGTTTCTAATTCCTTTCCTAATGGGGAGTAATATTTTACCCCACAGCATAAGGTAcgactcaacatgagtaaggatcGCAGAATCTGGTCCTCAGAGAAGTCAGCCGCTTTCTCTGCTCATCACTTATCTGAGAACaagcttcaattaaaaaaataaaaggttttctATTTGAAATCATTCAGTGCATGGTTTATGTTCCAACCTTTGAGTTGGTTGTTAACTATTTGCAGTGGCTACTGCTTCAAGAATTCACTGTTCATACTTCACTATTTGAGCTATGTGATttgtcacctaagtcacatgtattgtttctgcttcctAATTGGATGACTCTGATAAAGGTAAAATTGGAAATCTGACAAAAATTTTGAACAATGTGTGTAATTAAGCAGTGGAACAGATGACAAAGGAAAGTGACAATTCTCCACCATTTGGAGTTTTTAAATGGATATTGactctctttctaaaagatatgacctcGTTCAACCATAAGTTATTGGTTTTGGAAACAGGAATTActggtgaggttctatggcctgtgttacattaTGCAAGAACTCAGACCAGATGCTCATAATGTTGCCTTCTAGCCTTAACATCTATGAAGTTATGTTCCCACCTACTGTAATGACAATTTCATAGAGCTGTCTTTCCATCCTTACAACCTACCATAAATCAGCGAGAAGGAAATGGCCTACTCGGATCTGGAGTTTCACACTCCTTCAAAGTAGAAGAGGCAGCAAAATATTATGCACTGTAAGCCGCTGGCTTCTTACGTTCTTTTATCAAAGTGTTCATAGTCAAACATCTGGCTCCTGGTGTAGCCACTGTCCATGGCCTCATATTTCAGAAACAAGAAAATTAGAATTTTGTCCACTGTGGCAGGAAATGGCACGTTAATGGGCCAAGGCCTGGGCAGAAATTGGGATGTGACAGCTCTGGCCTTCACCAGGAACAACTGTTTTCTCCAAGTCATCTCAATTCATGCCAGATTTATTGAGCACACATTCAATAGCTATTATTATTGGACTGGTTtagctcctgtcaaggttcctcccccactctgaactctagggtacagatgtggggacctgcatgaaaacctcctaagcttacttttacagcttaggttaaaacttccccaaggtacaaattaattttatcctttgtccttggaatatccactgccaccaccaaactctaactgggtttactgggaaacgtagtttggacacgtctttccccccaaaatcctcccaacccttgcaccccacttcctgggaaaggtttggtaaaaatcctcaccaatttgcataggtgaccacagacccaaacccttggatttgagaacaatgaaaaaagcattcagttttcttacaagaagacttttaatagaaatagaagtaaatagaggtaaaggaatcacctctgtaaaatcagggtggtagataccttacagggtaattagattcaaaacatagagaatccctctaggcaaaacctcaagttacaaaaaagacacacagacagaaatagtcattctattcagcacagttcttttctcagccatttaaagaaatcataatctaacatatacgtagctagattacttactaaaagttctaagactccattcctgttctatccccggcaaaagcagcataccgacagacacagacccctttgtttctctctctcctcccagcttttgaaagtatcttgtctcctcattggtcattttggtcaggtgccagcgaggttacctttagcttcttaaccctttacaggtgagaggatttttcctctggccaggagggattttaaaggggtttacccttccctttatatttatgacagctccaaTGGTGAGTTCTGGCTTTGGTAGACTGGTGTGGCGGAGAGCTCTGATCTGATCCCAGAGTCTCAGGAGAGGGGCACATTCTAGCCATGTTtgctttcattttctctctcttatttcTGTTAGAATCTCCTCCATCTTCACAGTGGTTCCTTACAGTGATTCTGGGGCTCCTCTGCCTGGCTTTGGTAGTAACTGCAAGGGTTTGGGGTGCCTTGGGTAAGTATTTGCCAAGAAGGCAACAAAACACGATCTGAACCATTATAATGTTTAGAAGAGCTTTGAGTGATGTGTGTAAATGTATGTGAGAAACACTGTCATAGTTTGCATTGCTTTGTAAAAACAACTTTCATTTGGTATTCAGAGCCTGTTGCCTGCCGAGCTGTGATTTGAATTCTACCTGTAAAACATGTGAGAAGCTGAGATACctttaagagtatgtctacacagcattttggagaaaGCAGGAGCAAGCCTTCAAGCCAaggtcaacagactcaggctagCGGGGCTTCTACTAATGCTCTACaaatagctgtatagacagcactttgaagttacGTTTTGTGGTGCAACTCcagctctgaagcctagggatcCCAAGAATCCTTCTCAGTTAAGACTAAAGTTGATTTGAAACTCTGACTACAGTTTAAATGTGGTTAGAAATGGCATCATGACTAGgactgggtgaattttttttcagtgaatattttattagccaaaaaaaaaagcattttttcatgCACTGAAACTATTCGTGAATTTGGGTAGAATTCAATGAATACTTTTGgccaaaaaattgattttttatttaagaaaaggaaatggttTGTTTCAGTGATTTCAGAATAAAAAGCTTGAAAAATACCTCAAAACAAAACTCGAGGAAGAACTGAAAAAAACATGTGTTGGAATGGAAAACAGCcctaaaaggaaattaaaagactctcccctccctttttcttgatttttttttcatttcattccatATAGATCTGAAATTAATtttgttgttttggggttttgttccaggagaaaaactggaaaatatcAGTTCGGGTTCAAAATTAACCAATTTTTGTTCCAGATTTTTCATCTGCAaaccaaaaaaataatttttcattcagCTCTAATCATGATACAGAGCGTGGCTCCATATTTCTTGCTTCTGAATGGTTTCATGATCTTTAAAGTTTGCTCAGTTTACCAGGCCAAAAGGGAATGGGGCCTGATTTTGTTCttacttacatcagtgtaaatcatgAGAATTATGAGgccagaaagttaaaaaaataaaggacatTTTGACAAAAACATCTTTGGTACATATTCTGTTAATCAGATTTCAAGCCCATAGAGATTGTTTGGTAAATAATAAAGCAGTTTTACCAATTCCTTAATTACTTTAACATCAGAATTAAACTGAAAACTCCACATTGTGTaaatctcataagaacataagaacagccatactgggtcagactaaaggtccatttagcccagtatcctgtcttccaacaggtttcagagtagcagccgtgttagtctgtatccacaaaaagaaaaggagtacttgtggcaccttagagactaacccatttatttgagcataagctttcgtgagctacagctcacttcatcggatgtattcagtggaaaatacagtggggatatttatatacacagagaccacaaaacaatgggtgttaccatacacactgtaacgagagtgatcaggtaagctgagctattaccagcaggacagcggggggggggaaaaaccttttgtagtgataatcaaggtgggccatttccagcagttgacaagaacatctgaggaacagccggaggagggggggggaataaacatggggaaatagttttactttgtgtaatgacccatccactcccagtctctattcaagcctaagttaattgtatccagtttgcaaattaattccaattcagcagtctctcgttggagtctgtttttgaaatttttttgttgaagaattgccacttttaggtctgtaatcgagtgaccaaagagattgaagtgttctccgactggtttttgaatgttataattcttgatgtctgatttgtgtccatttattctttcacgtagagactgtccagtttggctgtctgtaagcaaggtaacttctgggtactcttctggctcggtcaatctgtttcttcacttcagcaggtgggtattgtagttgtaagaacgcttgatagagacaactacagtacccacctgctgaagtgaagaaacagattgacagagccagaagagtacccggAAGTTCCTACTACAGGagaggtccaacaaagaaaataacagaacgccactagccatcaccttcagcccccaactaaaacctcttcagtgcatcatcaaggatctacaacctttcctgaaggacgacccatcactctcacagatcttgggagacaggccagtccttgcttacagagagccccccaacctgaagcaaatactcaccagcaaccacacaccacacaacagaaccactaacccaggaacctatccttgcaacaaagcccgttgccaactgtgtccacatatctattcaggggacaccatcatagggcctaatcacatcagctacactatcagaggctcgttcacctgcacatctaccaatgtgatatatgccatcatgtgccagcaaagcccctttgccatgtacattggccaaactggacagtctctacataaaagaataaatggacacaaatcagacgtcaagaattataacattcaaaaaccagtcggagaacacttcaatctctttggtcactcgattacagacctaaaagtggcaattcttcaacaaaaaaacttcaaaaacagactccaacgagagactgctgaattggaattaatttgcaaactggatacaattaacttaggcttgaataaagcctgggagtggatgggtcattacacaaagtaaaactatttccccatatttattccccccaccccctcggctgttcctcagacgttcttgtcaactgctggaaatggcccaccttgattatcactacaaaaggtttccccccccggctctgctgctggtaatacgtcagcttacctgatcactctcgttacagtgtgtatgataacacccattgtttcatgttctctgtgtatataaatctccccactgtattttccactgaatgcatccgatgaagtgagctgtagctcaagaaagcgaatgcttaaataaattggttagtctctaaggtgccacaaatcctccttttctttttgtcttccaacagtggccaatgtcacatgccacagagggaatgaacagaacaggtaatcatcaagtgatccatcccccgtcgcccattcccagcttctggcaaacagactagtgacaccatccctgccttttttgttgcccttttatgaaccttgtccaattccagtatatctttttttaagatgcggcgaccacatctgcatgcaacattcaagatgtgggtgtaccatggatttatatagaggcaacatgatattttctgtcctattatctatccctttcttaatcattcccagcattctgttcgcttttttgactgccgctgcacattgagtggatgttttcagagaactatccacaatgaatccaagatctctttcttgagtggtaacagctatttttagaccctatcattttatatatatagttgggattattggTCCCCCCTGTGTGCTAATCCACAGAGAatatgagttgttacagcccATGGTGACTGACATTTCTGTCTTTGGGTATGTCTGTGCTATGGAGACTGTACCAGCATAGTTATATtgctgtagctatgtcagcatCACCCCAAAGTGTAGACGTGATCTACTCTGAtggaaggagtttttccattggaataggaacaccacctccccacatGATGGTAGCTACACAGCATTCTTCCATTTACATAGCTGTATCTgtgctgggggttaggtcggcatagctatgtcagttaggcatgttttttcacactcctagccgatgtagctatgttgacctatcTTTCTAGTATAGACCAAGCATTTACCTGAAGCTATATCCGCTCATGCTTTTGGCTCAGAAGGTCTCCAGTTCAATGCCCAGTGTGTAAGCCATGATGACAACTGTCACAATTGCTGTTAGCATCCTTATAATGCAAAAGGCAAATGATTTATATAAgtgtatttcattttgttttaactgaTTTCTTGGGATGTGGATTTAAGTTCTCCAGGCTTCCCATCAAGTGAGAAGACAGAATGAGGAACTTATCCAGAAACTGGCTATTCTGAAAAACTTCACTCAATTGCAGGAAACTCTGACAAACTGCATGCAGCAAAGAGACGAACTCCAAGCCAATAACACAGAGCTCTCAAATGTTCTGAATAAGAAAGGTATCGATCAGAGCTCACTCTTCCGTTATATCCTTTATGGTAATATTGTTGCTTAATCAGAATTCAGCTCTCCTTGTCCTCATTAACAAAAAAGGGTACTTCTGTCCCTGTGCACACAGTGTACAAGGGCCTCATCTAAGTATTAATTACATGGAAAGCCACAAAGAAATCTGAGCAACAATATGGTGTCCTTAATAGTGGACATAATCAGTGATCCCTGGCTCACTAGCTTCAAAGTAGAGAAACCTGGGCAGCTCCTTCCCAGCTTACATCTCTCAATGGTACAAGGGAAAGACACTGATAAACAGAGGGATTTTGACAAATGCAACAGACAAATAGGCTGCTGCATAGAGAGACTCTCCTGCACTTCCCTCCCACAGCATTGACACTGTGCTAGCTTGGTTATCAGGTTTTCATCCTAGTCAACATCATCATCATTGCCATCGTGAGGACTGCTCCCTCTCTCCACTAGTGCTCTCATTACCTTTCTTGTTCATTGTGATCTGAATGGAACTGGATGGGAAACAGGTTTCCTGTCCCATGAGCACTTTTGAGAATTCAAAATTTTCCTCTTTCATGTTGGGATAAAAccgagacctttcaaagttttccgTGAAAAAAACAGAGAAGCCCCAGAGCAGGCGATAGCCTGGTGTTGAGGGATGAGGGAGAACCAGGGTtaagtccttgctctgcctgaATCAGAAAAGGGCCTTGACCCAAGTATCCCATATCCCAGGTTATTTTGGGGGCACCAACATCAGCTTCATCCTAGCTGGCAAGACAAACACTACATTCCCCGTGAGAAATATACACACTAGCGAATACATGGTGACATTCAGTATCAAACTGCGTCGCACCCATCAATGCAGAACTATAACGGGTCTATATTGCTCTCTTTTTCCAGTAGATAAATGCAGCTCTTGCCCTGAGGGCTGGATACAGCATAGAGGGAAGTGTTACCATTTTACTAATGAAAGGAGCTCCTGGCAGAAGAGTAAAAAATACTGCTCGTCTCACATGTCTAGACTGCTGAGGATAGAGAACAAGGAAGAACTGGTAGGGAATTTACCCTTTGCCTTATTTTCCTATATTTTCCAAACTACACCTGCCCAATATCTAtctggtggggaagtgggatatgggtataaaatgaaaaataacacTGGCAGGGTAAATGACTTTCTAAACTGTTTGTGTTGTATTCAGAACTGTGTCCCCAAGGGAGACTGGGCAGATTTGGGGCACCAGAGAAGGAGTGAATGTAAATTTTATCACTGACTTCAAGAGTGATTAAAGAGAGTGTGATGTCCTAGCCTAGGGATTAGTGCTCTGCATAATATGAGGAAGGGACAGAGTCCATTCCTAGggtctgagtctcctctcactcCATCGTGAATCACGACttcctccattgaagtcaatgaaatgaaACCCATCTGAAAATAAAATCAAGCTTTGTCTCTCTTTAACAGAGGCTGGATATGCTGTTGGGTTAGTACTTGTGCTGCTTGGGAAGAGAACTCCTCATGTCTCATTAGTGATACCCCTGGCTGATGAGACAATTGTGTTGACTTGTTCTCCAGGGTATCCTATCAGTTCTTCTCAGCCAGGACGGTAGCTGTGATGCTTCCCGTGAGGGACAGGCACAAAAAGTTCCATAAAATCTATGGCTGACTTTTCTGGAAAAAATGGAGTGTGATTGGCCCATGTATGGGCATTACAACACACTGGTCCCGACTGGGACACATCAACCTCATTCTCATCCCTGGTATCCATACGCCTACCATGTAAATGATTTAGTCTTGTTCCCAAACAGGATTTCATAAACAGACAGGCGTGTTTTCACTGGATTGGACTATTCCGTAAGGGAGCTGCTACAAGCTGGATGTGGGAGGATGGCACAGCTCATTCCACTCACCTGTAAGTCTCTGGCAGATCTAGAAGTTGTTCACTTGTGTTTTACATCCTTGTGCATTTCTTATAGAATTTGCACTCTGGCATTGCTACTGAACTTGTAGAATTATTGTGTATTTTTTACAGTTACAAATTCTCACAGGAAGGAGTGGTGCTGTTTgacttttttaaatctaaatgaaTAAACATAATAAAACAATTGTACAACATTAACAGTGGTAGCTGTAACTCTGTCAGAACTACATATGAATATAGACATTCACAGATATTCTAAATGGGATATTTCAAAGTTGAAACATTGATAAGGGTGATGCCACCATTACACttaaggaggaaaggaagagactACCGTCCTACCCCTGAACATTAAATTGTACAACAACTGCAGTAAATTTAAAAGAAGAGGCCACCTCAGCTAAATTAACAATCTCGAGCCAAAAACATTCCAAATCACAAAGAAATGCTTTTCATAGCTCAGCTTGCAGGACATGTTATTCTGAgaagtgaaattaataggtaagGCAAGTTAACCCCAATATTTAGGCAGCCAAATGCAATGACACTGTTTGTGATTTTACAAAAATGGCATGGCTGAGTGTTAAATGTAGCTTTCCGCCCCAGGTTCCAAGTAAAGAAGAAAGAGCCTGGAGAGTCCTGTGTACTTCTGAATGCAGGAGAAGCCACCTCCTATAACTGTACACAACAATATCGCTGTATTTGTGAGAAGAGAGCTGCTTAGCTGAAGCCTGCTGAACAACACGGGAGGATCACAGCATCCATGAGACAAGTACCCAGGGATGTTCCAAAGACAAAGAGAAATCACAACCCCTTCAATTTGCTGTGTTACCCTTCAGACTGAGGGGCTGCAGTTTCAGGTGATAAAACAC is a genomic window of Natator depressus isolate rNatDep1 chromosome 1, rNatDep2.hap1, whole genome shotgun sequence containing:
- the LOC141984845 gene encoding LOW QUALITY PROTEIN: C-type lectin domain family 9 member A-like (The sequence of the model RefSeq protein was modified relative to this genomic sequence to represent the inferred CDS: substituted 1 base at 1 genomic stop codon), whose protein sequence is MSEQSVTFVDLRFHTPAEQKRKQRPKHARVTEISEKEMAYSDLEFHTPSKXKRQQNPTSWERFESPPSSQWFLTVILGLLCLALVVTARVWGALVLQASHQVRRQNEELIQKLAILKNFTQLQETLTNCMQQRDELQANNTELSNVLNKKVDKCSSCPEGWIQHRGKCYHFTNERSSWQKSKKYCSSHMSRLLRIENKEELDFINRQACFHWIGLFRKGAATSWMWEDGTAHSTHLFQVKKKEPGESCVLLNAGEATSYNCTQQYRCICEKRAA